The following proteins come from a genomic window of Panthera leo isolate Ple1 chromosome E2, P.leo_Ple1_pat1.1, whole genome shotgun sequence:
- the LOC122208857 gene encoding protein FRG2-like-1, which translates to MPVGHVGMREIWEEHPQISKSCQEARGLELLRLPWFQVLLLPGGRGLGDKGPSPALQGTSPGPRHVSTGLITGLAHYLWVEEDSGQPLQKAPLGCVGPPTGSTSGHVPSLARAQVPERQEGGIFPANRSEPRPARAPIKGRCQGRVCTWETWRCREKAVPGGFQMDSGTEGSEPRCSSVRHPTDRPPCHQNSFTESGPDVEEKALEGKEETLLSPLRESRTQRRGPEPKTEEEDPRESEPKRDSCISGSESEGCSSWEGSGKRKVTSSDSTCPPAAGASPAGERSVTPGKRKRTTPDSGQGSESEETAGARRRRRGARGAGRGRRSRRGSPGDRPPPLRKRLVTAVRALSEAVRQDVAGAWEQRERSPLTWEQRSGLGRLWAPLGAALQTVYTMANQAAYVFPAVSWLVPAPPPGPRAPAGDTGEARGSPREGHGASPPRVGSEAASAPSGTRAAAELRAQPPGRDQGPATAHTAGTARVRLAALRAKALPRPSAELTSSRPISC; encoded by the exons ATGCCAGTTGGCCATGTTGGAATGAGGGAGATTTGGGAGGAGCACCCTCAAATATCTAAG TCTTGCCAAGAGGCCCGGGGTCTGGAATTGCTGAGGCTTCCTTGGTTCCAGGTTCTTCTCCTCCCTGGAGGCCGAGGGCTGGGAGACAagggccccagcccagcccttcaGGGGACATCTCCTGGTCCTCGCCATGTGTCCACAGGCCTGATAACAGGTCTTGCACATTATCTGTGGGTCGAAGAGGACAGTGGTCA GCCCCTGCAAAAGGCTCCCCTTGGCTGCGTGGGGCCCCCCACAGGAAGCACGAGCGGCCACGTTCCATCTCTCGCGAGAGCCCAGGTTCCCGAGCGGCAGGAAGGTGGAATTTTTCCAGCCAATAGGAGCGAGCCACGCCCTGCGAGGGCGCCTATAAAAGGCAGGTGCCAGGGGCGAGTCTGCACTTGGGAGACCTGGCGGTGCAGGGAGAAGGCCGTCCCCGGGGGCTTCCAGATGGACTCTGGAACTGAAGGCTCAGAGCCCCGCTGCTCATCCGTGCGACACCCCACTGACCGGCCGCCCTGCCACCAGAACTCGTTCACAGAAAGCGGCCCAGATGTGGAGGAGAAAGCactggaagggaaagaggagacgTTACTGTCGCCGTTGAGAGAGAGCCGCACCCAAAGGCGAG GGCCAGAGCCCAAGACCGAGGAGGAGGATCCCAGGGAAAGTGAGCCCAAAAGGGACAGCTGCATTTCCGGATCAG AATCGGAAGGCTGCTCCAGCTGGGAGGGCTCCGGCAAGAGGAAAGTCACTTCCAGCGACAGCACCTGCCCCCCGGCAGCAG GGGCCTCTCCAGCAGGTGAGCGCAGTGTGACTCCGGGAAAGAGGAAACGGACGACGCCGGACTCGGGCCAGGGCAGCGAGAGCGAGGAGACCGCGGGTGCCCGGCGCAGgaggcgcggggcgcggggcgccggGCGCGGCCGGCGGAGCAGGCGCGGGTCCCCGGGAGACCGGCCGCCCCCACTTCGGAAGAGGCTGGTGACCGCCGTGCGCGCCCTGTCTGAGGCGGTCCGTCAGGACGTGGCCGGGGCGTGGGAGCAGCGGGAGCGTTCCCCGCTGACCTGGGAGCAGCGCTCGGGGCTCGGGCGGCTCTGGGCGCCTCTGGGCGCGGCCTTGCAGACCGTCTACACCATGGCCAACCAGGCGGCCTACGTCTTCCCTGCAGTGAGCTGGCTCGTCCCAGCCCCGCCGCCGGGCCCCCGGGCTCCAGCTGGGGATACAGGAGAAGCCCGGGGCTCCCCCCGCGAGGGACACggggcctcccctccccgggTCGGGAGCGAGGCCGCCAGCGCTCCGTCAGGCACCCGCGCTGCCGCAGAGCTGCGCGCGCAGCCCCCGGGGCGAGACCAAGGCCCCGCTACCGCCCACACTGCGGGTACCGCGCGTGTCAGACTTGCGGCGCTCCGAGCAAAGGCACTGCCAAGACCGAGTGCGGAGCTGACGAGCTCGCGTCCGATTTCGTGTTAG